One Treponema primitia ZAS-1 genomic window, GCCTCCAACCCCATAAAGGCGTCCGAAAGCCGTAATTCCCACTTTTCCGGCGCTTTCTCCAAACCGTTATACAGGACGATAAATTCCGGCTTGGGTATCTTCACCAGTGCGGTTTTATACAAGGCCCGATGCGCGATTATTTTCTCGTAAACCCGGACAATATACGACAAAATCCGCAGAGGCATATTCTGGTTGAGGGTAGACTGGTGTTCTATCACGAATACCAGTTTATCACCCACGGTAAAAGACAGGTCATTGATCCGGTCCATGTAGAGAACATCCTCCAGGGTGTTGATAGTTATCGATATAGCCGGATCGTATTCAATACCTTCCAGGGCCGCATACAGTTCCCGGAGCCTGTCCTCGTCATTAAACAGTTTTGTAAAAACGCTATCCTTATACTTCGTATTCACGCTCATCACTTCTCCTCCAAAACCTGGGGACCGATCTGTCCCGATTTACCCCTTGTTAAGGGCCGGAGCGAAAAAATACTTTAGTGAGAAAGGCGAATTTTTAAGAAAAACCGTGTGGTTTTCTTCTTCCTCCATGTCCTTCGTGTCCTCCGTGGGTTTTCCCCTTCCTCCTCTTTTTTGGAGGCTATGCCGTAACTTGTTGACTGTGGTAGGAATGGGGGGTTAAGGTATGGGAGAAGTAATATTTTGATCCTGGAAAAAAAAGAAATATATGCGTATATTTAAGACAAAGGGATTTTTCCACTTTGTCAGGAAAGCAAGCATTAAGGATGCTGAATTGAAGAACTTTAAGCGCCTGGCAAAGAAAAACCTGGGCCTTACTGAAAAACAGATAGAAATCCTTATAAAAGCCGGAGAGCTAAAGGAGATTGAGTAGCAATGAAAAAGTATAAAAGTCCTGCCTTGAGGCATATTCACCAAGAAGCCGTGGGCCTCTACAAACATGGAATTATAAACGCCGCAGAAATGAGAGAGTTTGACAAAGACTGTCTTGTATCCGGGGCGTCCACTTTCACCACCTCCCACATCCCGCGTATAGCCGCCGCCATAACTGCAAGCCCCGGCCGCCATACCCGTCCCGTAAAATAGGCCGTGAGCATTCCCCAAATGCCCTGTTTACCACCTCCGATCCATATTTTGGTTCGCCGCCAAATATCGTCTATTTACCGATAACTTTAGAGGATAGTTTGGCTTCAAGCTCCTCTGCCCGGTAGCCTTGTTTTAAGAGTTCCAGAACCTCATTTAAAGTTTCCACCCGGCCTTCTTCCCGAGCTTCCTCCTGCCAGGCCTCTTTTGCCTCGTCCCAATCCCATTCCCCAAATGCCATGTTTACCACCTCCGATCCATGTTCCTCTAAAAAGGACGCCAATATCCGGTTCCGTATACAATACCGCACCGCCTCAGTTACCGCCTGTTCCAACGGCATAGCCGCCCCATTCTCCCGCACCTTGGCGACAAACTGAGCATACCCCGCCAGATTCTCGCTTCTTTGAAGCAGTTCCGTATTCTGTCCATAATTAATATTATACACCGTGATGATCAGGTCAAGGGAGATTTTTTCACCCGCCTCCAACCCCATAAAGGCGTCCGAAAGCCGTAATTCCCACTTTTCCGGCGTTTTCTCCAAACCGTTATACAGGACGATAAATTCCGGCTTGGGTATCTATCCTTATACTTCGTATTCACGCTCATCACTTCTCCTCCAAAACCTGGGGACCGATCTGTCCCGATTTACCCCCTGTTAGGGTCTGGAGCGGAAAAATACTTTAGTGAGAAAGGCAAATTTTTAAGAGAAACCGTATGGTTTCCCCCCCTCTTCCTCCATGTCCTCCGTGGTTTTTCCCTTCTTCTTTCTTATTTTTTAAGTGCAGCGATCCCACCCATACATAAAAAAGCAAACAAAAATCCCATAAAAAGTACTATTTCCCCCTTTCCCCCCCGGGCTAATAATAGCATCCCAGTCAGATCCCCAATTTTTTTCGTAATTTAGTACAAAAAAATCGAAATTTAGGCCAAAATATTGAATTTTTTTAAAAAAAATGGTAGAATACATGGTAGAATTGTAATTTCTTTCGATAATATATAGTTAATTTAGTTTATAAATGGAGAGAGAAGAGGTAAATCATGGGTAAAATAGGTAAAGCTGGTAAGGTATTTTCGTTCGTAATCCTTGCGGTCTTAACGTTCCTTTCATGCGAAAATCCAATTCAAGCCGGATTAGGCGGAAGGGTCGATATCACGCCCCCGTCATTTAGCGCGGCAAATCCCATAACCCCCTCAAACGGAGCATTTGTGTTTGGCACCATTGGTTTTACCATAAACGCCGAAGACGATCTCGCCGTAAGTAAAGTTGAAATAGCCTTTTTAATGCCCGACCCGTTAAATCCCGCAGAAAAAGTCTGGATCTATTATCCTGCAACCCTTAATCCCGATGGAACCTATGCCTACCCCTTCGACACAACCCAGATGCCCGATGGTGATATGCCCGTCAAGCTGCGAGCAACCGATGGTACCGGCAAGTCCGGTGAGCTGGAAGTGCTGTATACGGTCAAAAACGGTCCCCCCACCATTGAAGTGCAGATACCGCCGGAGCCGGAGCCGGGGAAACAGCGGGAACTCATCGCCGGCGGCGTCATGATCGGCATTGCGACAGACCTTTGGGGAGTAGCGCCGGGCTATCCCCAGATCCAGTTCTGGAGAGATGGGGATATCCCCCCGGATCCCCTGGATATAGCCGCCTGGAAGTCCATGGACCGGCCGGACGCGGCCAATTGGAACACCACCATGGACCCCTTAAACGGCAAGAAGGCCACCGAATTCCGGTTCAACGCGGTAAACCACGATGTTCCGGAAAATACGCTCCTATTGCCGGGGTTCTACCACTACCGTTTCCTAACCATGGATGCGGCCGGTGTGCTGTTCAACTATCCCCCCCTGGGGTCGGAAAAGGACTATGAGGATCTTTCCATTGTAAGTGGTAATGAACTTCCCAATATCGAATTTACCCGCCTGCCAAACGACTATCAGCGTCAATCATTCTTCATTAAAGCGCAGCTCAGCCATTCCCTCGGGATAAACATGGTGGATGAATTTTTTGCCCAAAAAGAAGGGGAGGCCGCGCCGGTTGCTCTGACCTATAATGTAGGTCCCAACACGCCGAATGAGGACGGCAAATTACTGACGCGGTCCTTTGAATCCTTTGAGATAGTGCCGAACCAGCCCTACAATACCAGTACCGGGGAACCCTATACCTTCACCGATGGAGCCTACGAATTTACCTTAAAGGTGATCAGTAACCAGGGCAGCATCGGTACCCAAACCTACCGGGCCTATATAGACACCACGGCGCCGGTGCTGAATATTTCCCAGGTTGAAGGCGCCTACGCGGCCACCGCCGCCGATGCCTACACGGTAAACGGAGTGGTCCGGGTTTCCATCGGTAACCCCATGGAAGAAAACGGCCTTGGCCGTGTCGGCAGCGCCAGTGGTCCCCGTGAACTTAAATATTTTATTTCACCCACCGTTCTTACCATAAATCAATTAATAGCGGAATACGAAGGCGCCTACCATAATGGTCAGGAGGACGGTAACAACTACTTTGATACCCTGGCAGACGCTTACACAGCGGAACCGGGTTCCCTCAACTACCCCAACCCCTATAGGGTAGTGTATAGCGCTGCAAAGTTTAACACCATCGTCATTGACACCACCTCTCTCGCCGATAATTCAACACGGTATTTGTACCTTATCGCCAAGGATAAGGCGGCCAACTACGGCTACACCAGCATAACCCTGAACGTAGACCAGGAAACGGATAGACCCCGCATCACTATTGACGGCTTTGACCCCTCCATCCGCAGCGATACCGATCATGGTAATCCGGCCAAAAACCCCAGCGGCGCCCTCAACAGCCTTACCTCAGGCAGGACCATCTCCGGAACCATAACCGATGATGACGGTCTTATCCTTATTGTCGATCCCGCTAACCCGGGATATATTTTCAATTATGACACCTTCTTACCGCCAACGGCGGTAATCCCCCTTACTGGGGATATGCTGAGAATAAACGATAGTAATCCCAAACAGATCACCTTCGAAGCCCATTTACCCGAAGACTTTCCCGATGGTAAATACACCCTGGAAATAAATGTCCAGGATGATAAAGGCAAAAAGAACGAGTTCCTTTCCGGCCGTAACGGCGGCGACCTGGATACGGTGTCCGTATCCACCAGTCTTCCCAGCGGAACCGACAGGCGCACCTACTTTATGCTGGACACCAAGCCGCCAAAAATTACCCCCCGGTATAATGGAGCAGCCATTGCAATAGGCGGCGTCATTGCAAGTCCCGGCGCTTTTAATTTGGACGGTACGGTACAGGATGATATGGGCGTGCGGCGCCTGGAGATTCGCCAGCAGATGACCCTCAACGGATTAGGACAGCCCATTTCTGTTCCCGAAGTAATCATTTATAATCAGCCCACCGATCCGGCGCTTCCCTTTAAAACCGGTATTACCGCCCATAACGACAATGATTGGGCCCTAATCGGTCTGCCGCGGGATCCCGTATCTCCCTATGCCCCTATTCTGTCCCCCGCCCCCGTTGTTGACGGAGTATACACCTATACAATTAAGGCCACCGACAATTCCACAAAGACCAATGACCCGGAATACACCATTATTGCCCGGGTAGATACCACCGGACCGGCGCTGACGGTTGGAACTCCCGGAATCGGTCACCTTGAGCGGGGAACCCCCTTATTCCTAAGCGGGACCGCCAGGGATACCCTCACACCGGAAAATCCGGAAGTTTGGTATGCCATTGACAGAAACACTACCATTGGCACACCCGCAACCCCCGCCGTAGCGGCGCTGTTGCCTGGTGTTTGGACCAAAGCCCAAAGCGGAGCGTCCTGGTATGGTAATGTTGACGTAGACGCGCTGGTAGCCGCAAACAGCGGAGAAGAAGGAACCTTCTGGGCCCATTTTGTTGCCTATGATAGCTGGGGGAACAAGGGCCAAACCGATGACCGCTCCTTTATGATAGATACCAAAGCGCCCGAGATTCAGAACGTGGCTTTAACCAATATTACCACCTTTCCCTCCCCGGACGAAGTTAAGTACGTCAAGAATAATTGGTATTCCATTAGTTTTGATGCCTACGATGCCAACGCCTTAGCCGATGTAATTATTAGCAAAAACGGAACTGTTTTAAACAAGGACGGCTTTCTCCACACCGACTCAAGTGGCGACTATACCCTTACCCTTGATAAAACAGGACCGGGAACAAATGATCCAAAGAAATGGATTGCCACATTAAATCTTGCCAGCCAAGCCGATGGAAATTATCGGTATGACCTTGAGGTTAAGGATGTTTCAGGCCTGTCTGTCACCCAAACCTTTAATATCCGGGTAGACACCACCGGTCCGGCGCTGACCCTGACCACCCCCTCCGGCAGCGAAGTACGTGACTCGGCTCTGACCCTGTCCGGGAGGGCGCCGGACGCCACCCTTGATGGGTTATCGGTCTGGTATAAAATTGACACAACTTCCACTCCCACATCGCCGGTAACTTTCTCTTATGTGTCCACCCCGGCTAATGGTTGGACCCAGGCTGTTGTAGATGGAGAATCCTGGAATCAACCCCTCACCCTGACTGAAGGGACGAAGTATGCGCATTTAGTCGCCTTCGATAAATTGGAGAACCCAAGCAGCGTAATCGACAAGACCCTTTATATTGACTATGAGCTGCCGTATATTACAGACTGGACTACTACTACAACAGACATTACTCTTATCGATGGGGTAAATTACGCCAAAAATTTCTATTCCATTGAATTTACCGCCCACGATTCCAATCAATTATCCAACGTGACGATTAGAAAAGGCGGGCCCAGCGGAACCGTATTAACAGAGGGGCTAGGCGGTGATTATACCCTTACCAAAACCAATACTTCTTCCCCTGCCAACACGGATTGGAAATATAAGCTGGACTTAACTGGTCAGGCCGATGGAAGCGCCAATTATTATATCACGATAACCGATGTCCGGGGCAGGACAAATACCCTGGAAAATAGTCCCGGACTCCCCGTGGATGCGCATAGAGACTTTACCGTTTACGTGGACACAACCCCCCCGAATCTGGCGGTGGCGGAACCCATTGATGGCTACGAAAGCAGCGCTGACCTGCGGATAAGCGGGACCGCCTATGACATCGGCATACCCAATGGGGTAACGGTTTGGTATAAAATTGACACAACCCAAACCACCAGTGAAACCGGAACGCCAACCACATCCGGACCGCTAACCCTTACAGGTTGGAACCTGGTAGTAGCCGGTTCGTACTGGAATAGGGACATTCCCCATGGCAGGACCAATGAAGGAGCATACTGGGCGAGCTTTATTGCATACGATAAAATGGGGAACAAAAGTAGTATCGTTAACCGGCAGTTCTATGTGGATAGCGCACCGCCGACCATAAGCGCCTGGACATCCTCAGACATTACCACCCCCGGTTCTACGATCCCTACGATTCTCACCGTAGGTACTTATAGCTTTGATTTTACCGCATATGATAGTAACAGCATTAGGAGCGTGACGCTTAAGAGAGATGGAGTTTCCTTAATCCCTGACGGTTCCCCGCATACGGATACCGCTGGAACGTATACGCTTGCCAAATTGGCATCTAGTGATACGAACAACTGGCACTATACGGTTTCACTTGGCGGCCAGGTGGATGGGAATTATACCTACGATATTGAGATCAATGATATTGCAAATAAGGACAACAACTTAGCTAATACCCCCGGCCTCTCCACACTGGCCTATAAAACCTTTAAAGTCCGGGTGGATACCACCGGCCCGGACCTGACGGTTTCGGCTCCCACCATCAACTTCTCGGCGCAGAGTAGCTCACTATTTGTAAGCGGAACCGCCGTGGATGCTCTGACGACGGACGCCCCGGAGGTTTACTACACCATTGCCAGAGCCACTGCTATAGCCAGTTACAGCATACCCCCAAGCGCATTAGACGCGGCAGCCTTGGCGGGTAATGGTACTGGGGGTACTTGGAAAAAAGCCGGTGGCGCCGTGGATTGGTCTGATAATTTCGACCTGTCCTTGCTTAGCGGCGAAGGAACCTTTGTTGCCCGGTTTGTTGCCTATGATAGATTGGGGAACCAGGGCGGGACAGAGGACCGTATTTTTTCTGTGGACACCCAACCGCCCTCTATAAAGCACGACACAGGGACTGGGCAGGTCTTTGGCTTTGGCACAGCAAACCCGGTTAAAACTTTTTCCGGAGACCCGGTTACCTACGCCAAACAGGATGCGTATTCCTTTAGCTTTAGGGCCTACGATTCCAACGAACTGGCAGATGTGAGTATTAGCAAAGGCGGAACTCCTTTAACCAAGGGTGGGCCGTACACAGACGCAAGCGGCACGTATACGTTTACCATTGAAAAAAGACCGAATAGTGAATCCACTGATAATCCAAACGAATGGCTCGTTACATTAGACCTTAGCGGTCAGCAGGATTCAAGGTATAGCTATGTTATAGAGATTACGGATAAGGTAGGTCGGACTAACACCGATGACAATAATACCCCCGGGAGCTCTTCCCCGGAAACTGATGATGATCACAACAAATTCACGGTCCAGGTGGATACCACCGGTCCAACGCTGTCGGGAATTAGTCCCGCCAACAATTACCCGGTAGACGCAAATTCCCTGCCGGTATCCGGAAACGTAACGGATGCGACCTCGGACGGGATATCGGTTTGGTATAAAATTGGCGATACTGACCCCGGAGTGCCGGCAACCGCAGCGGCAGCGCAGAGCGATAATTGGTTACCTGTTATGGTTAACAGTCCGTCCTGGGGTGGAACCGCTTCCTTGACGTCGGTAGGCGAAGGGACCCACCATGCCTACTTTATTGCGTACGATAAATTGGATAACCCAAGCATTGTATACGACAGGACCATCCTTGTGGACTACAATAAGCCCTATATTAAGGACTGGAATCCCTCGGGGATAACGGTACTTGATGGTTCAAATTACGCTAAAGCTGGGTATACCCTTTCGTTTAAAGCATATGATACAAACGAATTAAAGAGTGTAAAGGTAACCAGGGGCACCACAGCCGACTTATTCCTCGTTACCGCTGCGGATTTAGCTGGGGGTACAGTTACGGGTTCGGATTCAGTTCCGGCTCCGGGCTCGGGTACTTATAGCTATACCGTAATTAAAGAAACCGTTGCTCTTGGTGATCAATGGTCGGTGTCGGTAGTCTTTGCCGGTCAAATTGACGGAAGCGCTACGTATACCACCTTGATAACGGACATCAGGGATAAGATAAATGACACGGATAATACTCCCTCGGAGGAAGCGGCGGATAAACAGAAAAGTTACACCGTCCGGGTGGATAATACCCCCCCGAATCTGGCGGTGGCAGAACCCACCGAGAACTTCGCCATAAGCGGCGTTAACTTGCAGATAAGCGGGACCGCCTATGACACCGGCCTACCCAATGGGGTAACGGTTTGGTATGCCATCGACGGAAACGCATCTCCTCCCGCGCTCGGTGTCTTGGACTTAACCACTACGCCTGATACGCCTACCCTCGGCAACTGGAACCTGGTTGTAAAGGGACCGTCCTGGGATACAGGCATTCCCCATGGCCTTGGAGCCGGCGAAGGGATGCGGTATATACATTTTGTCGCAAATGATCAATTGGAGAACTGGAGCGGCTATGTTAACCGGAAGTTCTTTGTGGATCACAATCCGCCGGACATAACCTCCTGGACATCCCCAGACATTAGCGCCCCCGGCGTTACAACCCTTGCGAAAAAAGACTATACCTTTACGTTTACCGCCCATGATACCAACGGCTTTGGAAGCGTGGCCCTTAAGAAAAACGGAGTTGCCTTAAACGATGACGGCTCTTCGCAGACAGATACTCCATCGGGAACGTATACGCTTACCAAATCGCCAAGCAGTACTCCGCAGAACTGGATCTATACGCTTACTCTTGCCAATCAGGCCGATGGGAATTATCCCTACAGCATTGAGATCCTGGATATTGCGGGTAAATCAAATAGGGATGACAATAATACCCCCGCAACGACTGATAACTTCAAAACCTTTACCGTCCAGATAGACACCACCGGACCGGCTCTCGAAATTACAGAACCCGCCGGTACCCCCCCCGTGGGCGGAACAACCGTATACATATCAGGCAAGGCTATTGATGCCCTTAATCCGAGCGGGGTTACGGTTTGGTATGTCATTGACGGGAATCCTACCATTGGGGTGCCCACATCGCCGCCTTCAGGAAGTCCATTGGCGCTCTCAGGCTGGAGCAGGGCCTTAGGAAGCGCAGACTGGTCTCAGAACGCGCCCGTAAGCGGCGCCGAGGGGATCCGGTATGTTCATGTTATTGCCTATGATAGTTTGGGGAACCCGAGTAGTGTAGAGTCCGCGTCTTTCTATGTGGATATCTATCCGCCCCAGATAAACAACTTTGTCTTCACCAGCGGTATTACTATCATTGATGGGTCTTATTATAATACAACCGGTAATTATGGTTTTACCTTTAAAGCCTATGATTCAAACGCCTTAAAGAGTATAACGGTACGCCGGGGCGCAACCGTATTAGTGAACAACGCTATTGGCGCATATACAAACACGGTTATCGGCGATTTCACCGCCTCCGTGGTTGTAAATTCCTCCAAGGAATGGACCGTTACGGTAGGCCTTACCGTCCAGACCGACGAGAGTTATCCATATACTATTGAGATAGTGGATATCACGGACCGGCCAAATGCCACGAATAACGCCCCCGGTTTGGTGACAGATGCCTTTAAAGAATTCAGCGTCCTGGTTGATAGGGTAGGGCCGGTGGTAGCCGTAACTTCGCCCGCCGTTGGCGCATCCGTAAGCGGAAGCTCCCTGTACCTAGGCGGCTCTGCTATTGATACTCCTTCCCGGGACGGGGTAAGCGTTTGGTATATCATTGACGGGAATACCACCGTTGCTACCCTGCCCTCATTGCCGCCCTCATCGCCGTCTCCGGGCGCTCCGCTGGAGCTCACGGGCTGGTCCATGGCCGATAACGGCGAGTCCTGGTCCAAACTCCTCCCGCTGTCGGCTGCCGATCCGGAAGGGGAACGCTATTTGCATGTCATAGCCTTTGATAAATTGGGTAACATAGGTAACCTGGTTGACCGCAAGTATTTTGTGGACCAGACTCCGCCCCAGATAAAGGCGGGCACCTGGAACCTTACGGGGATTAATTTCTTGGATCCCTATAACTACGCCGGCAAAAACTATACTATTCAGTTTACCGCCTACGATTCCAACGCCCTGGCATCCGTGAAGATCACCAGAGGTACGACAGTATTAGAAGAGGGGCCACAATCGGGGTATACCCTGACCATTGACAGGACTACTGATCCCACGAACAAAGAGTGGCCCGTTACGTTGATCATTGCCAATCAAAGCGATGGGAATTATGACTACACCATTGATGTTATTGATGCCACGGGCAAACCAAATACCCTGGACAACAATACGCCTTTGGTTCTCACGGATGATCACAAAAACATTACGGTCATCGTGGATACCACGCCGCCGCTTACCAAGATTACCAGTAACCCCGCAACGGTGAGCAATGCCGGTATGAATCTTTCCGGTGTTATTACCCGCGCGGACAATGTAAACGGCGTCATCCACTTTGCGGTCAGCGCCAATGACAATCGCGGTGTAAGCGGCGTCAAATGGTTCCTCATCCCCTATGGAACCACCTTCGATCTGACCACCCCTGCGGATGTTAAAGCCCGCTACGATGCCCAAACAAACCCCACGTACCTTGTTGACAGCACTACCTATGAGGTATTGGTGGATACCACCCCGCTGACTCCTCAGACATTGTACACCCTCTACGTCCTGGCTCAGGATACGGCTGGGAATACCAGTTACAATTCTACTACCCCCTTTACCTTCTTTGTGGATCAAAGAACCGATAATCCGCTGGTAACCCTGACCAACCTGTCGAAAGAACAGCCCACCGATCCCGATCCGGCTATACGGGACGGGTTCATCCTGCGGGGCGCCGTAAAGGACGATGATGGAGTTGACCCAAGCAGCCTTAGGATTAGTTTCTTTAATGGCTCTGATTGGTTAAGTGCAGGCGGTACCTGGGATTCCTCCACTGCCGTACCGCTGCCCATAACACCGACAGGTACTATTACCGGTTCAGGCCGGGAACTTACCTTTACCTACCCCTTCCCCAACACGCTCTCCGATGGGCCGGGCAGAAAAGTTGTTGTATCCGCATTGGATCTTGAAAGCTCAAAAGAGGGCCCAGCCTACACTTCCACCAATGCGGCTAAGCCCGGCAGCGTCGAAACGACCTTTGATCTGGACACCGCCCCCCCGGTTATAACCGTGGCAGAGCCCACTGATTCAACCTATAAAGCGGAAGAGGCCAGCATCCATGGGACCTTAACGGAAATGCACCCCGATGTCTTTAGGCTCAGCCTTGACGGCGGGGCGTATGTCAACCATATTGTTGACACCGATCCCAACGCCGGGCAGCTGGTATTACTCAATTGGAACAGCACAAGCGGTGTCGGCAACTGGGTCTACAGGCTCCCCATCCTCGACACACCGCTCCTGAGCGTTGGGCTTCACACCATCACCCTGGAAGCGGTGGATAAAGCCGGTTTAACCACCACCAATTTGTGGCGCTTCTATGTGGATAACACCGGTCCGGCTATTTCCTTTAGGATCGATGAAGTCCCGTATCCAACCTGGACAACCGTTCCCACAGGCATGAGCATTCTTCGGGAAGGTTCCCTGGCTCTGCGGGGCGACTTTAGGGACGATTACTCCACGGTGAACAATACCTTTGAATACCATTTCGATACTGAAACCGAATCCGTCTGGCACAGCATAACTACGGTCACCGGCGCCATTGCGAATCCCGGAAAGTATCCCTCCTGGACCCTCTTCCTGGACAGCATTCCCACCCCCTTCAGCGGCGCCGTCATTCCCGATGGCGCCCACAGGGTACAGATCCGCGCCAAGGATGTGCTGGATAATGTCACCACCTCCGCCTGGATAGGCTTTAGGGTCGATACCGCAGACCCAACCATTACCAACATCCAGCCGCTTGAGGCAAATGCGGTTTTCAGTAATGTAGGCAATCCGGTGTTCACCCTCACAGGAATCGCCGCGGATGCAAACCTCTCAAGCGTCACCATTACCCGCAGTGGTGTTACCACACCCATTACGGTGCCCGCGGGCGCCACCTCGGTGAACTGGTCCTATCCGGTTACCGGGCCAGCCTTTAGCGCTCTGGCCGAAGGCGCCCATAGGTTTACCATCACCGCCATAGACGCAGCAGGGCGGACCGCGTCGGTGGACTGGAATTTTATAAAGGATACCCAGCCGCCTGTGGTGGAGTGGAGCAACCTTAATACCCAACCCGGGGTTAACAGTACCCTCTTCCAGGACATCAGCACCCTCAAAATCCTTGGCGTGGCCAGAGATAGTAACGGTGTGGCGTTTCTTACCAGTACCCTTAAAAAGTGGAATGGAACCACCTGGGACCAAGTCCAGTCCGACACAGATCTTGCCCCGAATAATGAATTGGTGAAGAACTG contains:
- a CDS encoding Rpn family recombination-promoting nuclease/putative transposase, encoding MSVNTKYKDSVFTKLFNDEDRLRELYAALEGIEYDPAISITINTLEDVLYMDRINDLSFTVGDKLVFVIEHQSTLNQNMPLRILSYIVRVYEKIIAHRALYKTALVKIPKPEFIVLYNGLEKAPEKWELRLSDAFMGLEA